In a genomic window of Saccharothrix sp. HUAS TT1:
- a CDS encoding AGE family epimerase/isomerase, which produces MTTAPERTYSDLYGGYVVESSGDRLVLVTFGGDREVVLRTSETSAQLVRNLGEPYQDVNGRLDELLTPGAMVFSFGPVYPGPGARRQQAERMWLVADSARGAVFDRPEWWVDQIRSLARFYRGAQFGAGPVDFADYRTVLRLGGDKTESHVQETDTISRLVYGMATAYMLTGDEAHLEVAERGSEYLRDNLRFVDETDGARLVYWYHGLEVDGGRQRKLFASEFSDDELTVPAYEQIYALSGLVQTYRVTGTPWLRDDIEATVRLFERHYADPRLGGYYSHVDPLTLSPHAESLGRNRSRKNWNSVGDHAPAYLFNLYLATGEQRYLRMLEHTFDMIVTHFPDRGPDASPFVRERFHADWTPDKTWGWQQDRAVVGHNLKIAWNLTRMNALRPKNEYTRTAARLAATMPGVGRDPRRGGWYDVLERQARDGRHAFVWHDRKAWWQQEQAILAYLVLAGATGDAEYLKHAAEAEAFYNAFFLDHEDGAVYFAVQAAGEPYLHGLERLKGNHSMSMYHSAELCYLATVYNRLLWQGEPLDLWFSPDPDATFPGDLLRVAPDALPRGRVVLDRVLVDGSPYRDFDAERMTVKLPGGTARRTVQVRLRPLGEDER; this is translated from the coding sequence GTGACGACGGCGCCCGAACGCACCTACTCCGACCTCTACGGCGGGTACGTCGTGGAGTCGTCGGGCGACCGGCTGGTGCTGGTCACGTTCGGCGGCGACCGCGAGGTCGTGCTCCGGACGTCGGAGACCTCGGCCCAGCTGGTGCGCAACCTCGGCGAGCCTTACCAGGACGTCAACGGCAGGCTGGACGAGCTGCTGACGCCGGGCGCGATGGTGTTCAGCTTCGGGCCGGTCTACCCCGGTCCCGGCGCGCGCCGGCAGCAGGCGGAGCGGATGTGGCTGGTCGCCGACAGCGCGAGGGGCGCGGTGTTCGACCGCCCCGAGTGGTGGGTGGACCAGATCCGCTCGCTGGCCCGGTTCTACCGGGGCGCCCAGTTCGGCGCCGGCCCGGTCGACTTCGCCGACTACCGCACGGTGCTGCGGCTGGGCGGCGACAAGACCGAGTCGCACGTCCAGGAGACCGACACGATCTCCCGCCTGGTCTACGGCATGGCCACGGCGTACATGCTGACCGGCGACGAGGCGCACCTGGAGGTCGCCGAGCGCGGCTCGGAGTACCTGCGGGACAACCTGCGCTTCGTGGACGAGACCGACGGCGCCCGGCTGGTGTACTGGTACCACGGCCTGGAGGTCGACGGCGGCAGGCAGCGCAAGCTGTTCGCCTCCGAGTTCAGCGACGACGAGCTGACCGTGCCCGCCTACGAGCAGATCTACGCGCTCAGCGGGCTGGTCCAGACCTACCGGGTCACCGGCACGCCGTGGCTGCGCGACGACATCGAGGCGACGGTCCGGCTGTTCGAGCGGCACTACGCCGACCCGCGGCTGGGCGGCTACTACTCGCACGTCGACCCGCTCACGCTGAGCCCGCACGCGGAGTCGCTGGGGCGCAACAGGTCGAGGAAGAACTGGAACTCGGTCGGCGACCACGCCCCCGCGTACCTGTTCAACCTGTACCTGGCCACCGGCGAGCAGCGCTACCTGCGGATGCTGGAGCACACGTTCGACATGATCGTGACCCACTTCCCGGACCGGGGACCGGACGCGAGCCCGTTCGTGCGCGAGCGGTTCCACGCGGACTGGACGCCGGACAAGACGTGGGGCTGGCAGCAGGACCGCGCGGTGGTGGGGCACAACCTGAAGATCGCGTGGAACCTCACGCGGATGAACGCGCTGCGCCCCAAGAACGAGTACACCCGCACGGCCGCGCGGCTGGCCGCGACCATGCCCGGCGTCGGCCGCGACCCGCGCCGGGGCGGCTGGTACGACGTGCTGGAGCGGCAGGCCCGCGACGGCAGGCACGCGTTCGTGTGGCACGACCGCAAGGCGTGGTGGCAGCAGGAGCAGGCGATCCTGGCCTACCTGGTGCTGGCGGGCGCCACCGGTGACGCCGAGTACCTGAAGCACGCGGCCGAGGCGGAGGCGTTCTACAACGCGTTCTTCCTCGACCACGAGGACGGCGCGGTGTACTTCGCCGTCCAGGCCGCCGGCGAGCCGTACCTGCACGGCCTGGAACGGCTCAAGGGCAACCACTCGATGAGCATGTACCACTCCGCCGAGCTGTGCTATCTCGCCACCGTCTACAACAGACTGCTGTGGCAGGGCGAACCGCTCGACCTCTGGTTCTCGCCGGACCCGGACGCGACCTTCCCGGGCGACCTGCTGCGGGTGGCGCCGGACGCGCTGCCGCGCGGTCGGGTCGTGCTGGACCGGGTCCTGGTGGACGGCAGCCCGTACCGGGACTTCGACGCGGAGAGGATGACCGTGAAGCTGCCCGGCGGCACGGCGCGGCGGACGGTCCAGGTGCGGCTGCGGCCACTGGGAGAGGACGAGCGGTGA
- a CDS encoding glycogen-debranching protein, with translation MTATASAAAGRLGGLRPGPGSPTPFGATPTRDGVNFAVAAARADRMWLVLMDREDGSVLTELEFPPEHRVGEVFTVHVAGLAPDDADYGFRVGRDGERGPVLLDPDARLLAGGGEWGQRPSYRSRIAVPGFDWGDDRPPRVPAADLVVYELHVRGFTRSDTSGVVAPGTFAGLAEKIPYLRWLGVNCVELMPVFEFDETDNVHVHPETGVPLLNTWGYSPVGVFAPKAGYAHGDRPDVELKELVKQLHAAGIEVVLDVVFNHTSEGDHRGPTLSLRGLDESSYYLLDESGRHRNFSGAGNTLNANHPLVREWVVRSLRHWVHEYHVDGFRFDLASVLTRGRDGAPLADPPLVAALAADPVLAGTRLIAEAWDAGGLYQVGAFPHYGRWMEWNGRYRDALRAFLVGREGTTGDVATRLVGSPDLYSGRGATASVNFVTCHDGFTLADWASYDHKHNHLNGEDGRDGEDHNTSWNGGAEGPTDDPGVLAVRARQVRNALLLLLTSRGVPMLLAGDEFGRSQGGNNNAYPHDGPRTWVDWSLADRNRDLVEFTRACLRFRREHPVLRRAEHPHGESTPDGGYPPVSWHGEQPWQPDWSPGSHLVIAMMHDPNPEGPGLSDRLDTVVVAANSGPEDKEVALPQPPADSTWRVFANTGFAQPLDAATTLRDGHVLRVPARSVAVLWAHTPSQEEGSR, from the coding sequence GTGACGGCGACGGCGAGCGCGGCGGCGGGCCGCCTCGGCGGGCTGCGGCCCGGTCCGGGCAGCCCCACCCCGTTCGGGGCGACCCCGACGCGCGACGGCGTGAACTTCGCGGTCGCCGCGGCGCGGGCCGACCGCATGTGGCTGGTGCTGATGGACCGCGAGGACGGCTCCGTGCTCACCGAGCTGGAGTTCCCGCCGGAGCACCGGGTCGGCGAGGTGTTCACGGTGCACGTCGCCGGGTTGGCCCCGGACGACGCGGACTACGGGTTCCGGGTCGGGCGCGACGGCGAGCGGGGCCCGGTCCTGCTCGACCCGGACGCCCGGCTGCTGGCCGGCGGCGGCGAGTGGGGGCAGCGGCCGTCGTACCGGTCCCGGATCGCCGTGCCGGGCTTCGACTGGGGCGACGACCGGCCGCCGCGGGTGCCCGCGGCGGACCTGGTGGTGTACGAGCTGCACGTGCGGGGTTTCACCCGGTCGGACACGTCCGGGGTGGTCGCGCCCGGGACGTTCGCGGGGTTGGCCGAGAAGATCCCGTACCTGCGGTGGCTGGGCGTGAACTGCGTCGAGCTGATGCCGGTCTTCGAGTTCGACGAGACCGACAACGTCCACGTGCACCCGGAGACGGGCGTGCCGCTGCTCAACACGTGGGGCTACAGCCCGGTCGGGGTGTTCGCGCCGAAGGCGGGCTACGCGCACGGCGACCGGCCGGACGTGGAGCTGAAGGAGCTGGTGAAGCAGCTGCACGCGGCGGGCATCGAGGTGGTGCTGGACGTGGTGTTCAACCACACGTCCGAGGGCGACCACCGCGGCCCGACGCTGTCGCTGCGCGGCCTGGACGAGTCCTCCTACTACCTGCTGGACGAGTCGGGCAGGCACCGCAACTTCAGCGGCGCCGGCAACACCCTCAACGCCAACCACCCGCTGGTGCGGGAGTGGGTGGTGCGCAGCCTGCGGCACTGGGTGCACGAGTACCACGTGGACGGGTTCCGGTTCGACCTCGCCTCGGTGCTCACCCGCGGTCGCGACGGCGCGCCGCTGGCCGACCCGCCGCTCGTGGCGGCGCTGGCCGCCGACCCGGTGCTCGCCGGGACGAGGCTGATCGCCGAGGCGTGGGACGCGGGCGGCCTGTACCAGGTCGGCGCCTTCCCGCACTACGGCCGGTGGATGGAGTGGAACGGTCGTTACCGGGACGCGCTGCGGGCGTTCCTGGTCGGGCGGGAGGGCACGACCGGTGACGTGGCCACCCGGCTCGTCGGGTCGCCGGACCTCTACAGCGGGCGCGGCGCCACCGCGTCGGTCAACTTCGTGACCTGTCACGACGGGTTCACGCTGGCCGACTGGGCGTCCTACGACCACAAGCACAACCACCTCAACGGCGAGGACGGCCGCGACGGCGAGGACCACAACACCAGCTGGAACGGCGGCGCCGAGGGACCGACCGACGACCCGGGCGTGCTGGCGGTGCGGGCCAGGCAGGTGCGCAACGCGCTGTTGCTGCTGCTCACCAGCCGGGGCGTGCCGATGCTGCTGGCCGGCGACGAGTTCGGCCGGTCGCAGGGCGGCAACAACAACGCCTACCCGCACGACGGTCCGCGGACCTGGGTGGACTGGTCGCTGGCCGACCGCAACCGGGACCTGGTCGAGTTCACCCGCGCCTGCCTCCGGTTCCGGCGGGAGCACCCGGTGCTACGGCGTGCCGAACACCCGCACGGCGAATCCACACCGGACGGCGGCTACCCGCCGGTGAGCTGGCACGGTGAGCAGCCGTGGCAGCCGGACTGGTCGCCGGGCTCGCACCTGGTGATCGCCATGATGCACGATCCGAATCCGGAGGGTCCCGGATTGTCGGATCGTTTGGATACTGTGGTCGTGGCCGCGAACTCCGGTCCAGAGGACAAAGAAGTGGCACTCCCCCAGCCACCCGCCGACAGCACCTGGCGCGTCTTCGCCAACACCGGGTTCGCCCAGCCGCTCGACGCCGCGACGACGCTGCGCGACGGCCACGTCCTGCGCGTCCCAGCGCGGTCCGTTGCCGTGCTGTGGGCACACACACCGTCCCAGGAGGAGGGTTCGAGATGA
- a CDS encoding STAS domain-containing protein — MSTSVYSGSNGGSTTVHLAGEVDDEALPRLRDLLDQLGGGQVRRLVIEMREVTGMSPVAVRAIVYAQQRLPAGAEVIVVGARPPVAAALALGGLGGTATLAG, encoded by the coding sequence ATGAGCACTTCGGTCTACTCGGGTTCGAACGGTGGATCGACCACGGTCCACTTGGCAGGCGAGGTGGACGACGAGGCGCTGCCCCGTCTGCGCGACCTGCTCGACCAGCTCGGCGGCGGGCAGGTGCGCCGCCTGGTGATCGAGATGCGCGAGGTCACCGGCATGTCGCCGGTCGCCGTGCGCGCCATCGTGTACGCCCAGCAGCGGCTGCCCGCGGGCGCCGAGGTCATCGTGGTCGGCGCCCGACCGCCGGTGGCGGCCGCGCTGGCGCTGGGCGGGTTGGGGGGCACCGCGACCCTGGCCGGCTAG
- a CDS encoding IS701 family transposase — MPRADQRRWAEIYLSGLVNAVGRKSISKIAELAGGGSAVQSLQQFVNQSPWDWQPVREALALYLAERLPVRAWLIGYAVIHKRGDHSVGVERRFVRDAGRLVNCQLGLSLQLDVDETAVPVNWRILLSRKWTDDAERRRRTRIPEHEGRICEREHILGMLDELTALRVPAAPVVFDATDLPDTLGLLDDLTDRGLGYVIGVKGDERILAEPHLRAVMATRQADQGIRRRALSPSEILRGWREHPSSHRVWPQLTGRGAGRVQVRAASARLVDTSRRKGSPVRLVAERPLGSTAPTRYWITNLVDRPVPELFDLITRKDRADANAAQDPYGLHDFEGRSYQGWHHHMTMVSVAHAYALLTGARTADDYLPSENATS; from the coding sequence ATGCCGCGGGCGGACCAGCGGCGTTGGGCCGAGATCTACCTGTCCGGCCTGGTCAACGCGGTCGGGCGCAAGTCCATCAGCAAGATCGCCGAGCTGGCGGGTGGCGGTTCCGCCGTCCAGTCGCTGCAGCAGTTCGTCAACCAGAGCCCGTGGGACTGGCAGCCGGTGCGCGAAGCGCTGGCGCTGTACCTCGCGGAGCGGTTGCCGGTGCGGGCTTGGTTGATCGGGTACGCGGTCATCCACAAGCGCGGCGACCACTCGGTGGGGGTCGAGCGCCGGTTCGTGCGAGACGCGGGACGCCTGGTCAACTGCCAACTGGGGTTGAGCCTGCAACTGGACGTCGACGAGACCGCGGTGCCGGTCAACTGGCGGATCCTGCTGTCGAGGAAGTGGACCGACGACGCGGAGCGGCGTCGTCGCACGCGGATCCCGGAGCACGAGGGCCGGATCTGCGAACGCGAGCACATACTGGGGATGCTCGACGAGCTGACCGCGTTGCGGGTGCCTGCCGCGCCGGTGGTGTTCGACGCCACCGACCTGCCCGACACGCTCGGCCTGCTCGACGACTTGACCGATCGCGGACTGGGGTACGTGATCGGCGTCAAAGGGGACGAACGCATCTTGGCCGAGCCGCACCTGCGTGCGGTGATGGCGACCAGGCAGGCGGACCAGGGGATCAGGCGCCGGGCGTTGAGCCCGTCGGAGATCCTGCGCGGCTGGCGGGAGCACCCGTCGTCGCACCGCGTCTGGCCGCAGCTGACCGGGCGCGGCGCGGGCCGCGTGCAGGTCCGCGCGGCGTCGGCGCGGCTGGTCGACACGAGCAGGCGCAAGGGCTCACCGGTGAGGCTGGTGGCCGAGCGCCCGCTGGGCAGCACCGCCCCGACGAGGTACTGGATCACCAACCTGGTGGACCGCCCGGTGCCCGAGCTGTTCGACCTGATCACCCGGAAGGACCGAGCGGACGCGAACGCGGCTCAGGACCCCTACGGCCTGCACGACTTCGAAGGCCGCAGCTACCAGGGTTGGCACCACCACATGACGATGGTGTCGGTGGCCCACGCGTACGCCCTGCTCACCGGCGCGCGCACGGCCGACGACTACCTGCCGTCGGAGAACGCCACCTCGTGA
- a CDS encoding methylated-DNA--[protein]-cysteine S-methyltransferase, whose translation MTRMSTPVAVHTVVDSPVGEITLVARDGVLAGLYMREHRHRPAFETFGPRDAEVFDEVVVQLDEYFAGKRTEFDLPLAMAGTPFQRTVWEALKEIPHGETVSYGELAARIGRPTASRAVGLANGKNPISIIVPCHRVVGSSGSLTGYGGGIERKRMLLGFENGTHAW comes from the coding sequence ATGACCCGCATGTCAACACCAGTCGCCGTGCACACGGTGGTCGACAGCCCGGTGGGCGAGATCACCCTGGTCGCGCGAGACGGCGTGCTCGCCGGTCTCTACATGCGTGAACACCGCCACCGGCCGGCCTTCGAGACGTTCGGCCCCCGCGACGCCGAGGTCTTCGACGAGGTGGTGGTCCAGCTCGACGAGTACTTCGCCGGCAAGCGGACGGAGTTCGACCTGCCGCTGGCCATGGCCGGCACGCCGTTCCAGCGGACGGTGTGGGAAGCGCTCAAGGAGATCCCCCACGGGGAAACGGTCTCCTACGGCGAGCTGGCGGCCCGGATCGGCCGGCCCACCGCGTCCCGCGCGGTCGGGCTGGCCAACGGCAAGAACCCGATCAGCATCATCGTGCCGTGCCACCGGGTCGTCGGCTCGTCGGGCAGCCTGACCGGCTACGGCGGCGGCATCGAGCGCAAGCGGATGCTGCTCGGCTTCGAGAACGGCACGCACGCCTGGTGA
- a CDS encoding ATP-grasp domain-containing protein, translating to MTARPVIIIGFLPPLPTRPEFEDGSMILVDEPDVIRKRDIGAKMAGAPMLRELIPWEYQLPGAADEFYNAHPDLDPAYVVPLLEYATPFAARLAERYGRPGATTGAAQLLRDKELLRRVTRAAGVANPASTAVDSPDDVRAFMAAHPGRVVLKPANRQASLGTKVLHDPAEVDAAWRECVEGQDEGLLVPDRVMPLRMLVEAFVSGHEYSVEMLVRDGVPLFTNITEKTLFPGPRPIELGHVVPADVADDTAALLTGGTEAVLRAVGFGTGIAHCEWILSDGVPHLVECAGRFPGDGITWLIDEAYRFPLAERYYEIMRGEEPGALPSRAERAASVRFLQSEPGEVVSVTGVEEASAMPGVLHASVSVSPGESVRELRSSWDRAGSVTVVAGTPGEAAKLAEAAAETIKVEVRAAE from the coding sequence ATGACCGCACGACCGGTGATCATCATCGGCTTCCTGCCGCCGCTGCCCACCCGTCCCGAGTTCGAGGACGGGTCGATGATCCTCGTGGACGAGCCGGACGTCATCCGCAAGCGCGACATCGGGGCGAAGATGGCGGGCGCGCCGATGCTGCGCGAGCTCATCCCGTGGGAGTACCAGCTGCCGGGCGCGGCGGACGAGTTCTACAACGCCCACCCCGACCTCGACCCGGCCTACGTCGTGCCGCTGCTGGAGTACGCGACGCCGTTCGCCGCGCGGCTCGCCGAGCGCTACGGGCGGCCGGGCGCGACCACCGGCGCGGCCCAGCTGCTCCGGGACAAGGAGCTGCTGCGCCGGGTGACCCGGGCGGCGGGCGTCGCCAACCCGGCGTCGACGGCGGTGGACTCGCCCGACGACGTGCGGGCGTTCATGGCCGCGCACCCCGGCCGGGTGGTGCTCAAGCCCGCGAACCGGCAGGCGTCGCTCGGCACGAAGGTGCTGCACGACCCGGCCGAGGTCGACGCGGCCTGGCGGGAGTGCGTGGAGGGCCAGGACGAGGGCCTCCTGGTGCCGGACCGGGTGATGCCGCTGCGGATGCTGGTCGAGGCGTTCGTCAGCGGGCACGAGTACAGCGTGGAGATGCTGGTCCGGGACGGCGTGCCGCTGTTCACCAACATCACCGAGAAGACCCTGTTCCCCGGCCCGCGGCCGATCGAGCTGGGCCACGTCGTGCCCGCCGACGTGGCCGACGACACGGCCGCGCTGCTGACCGGCGGCACCGAGGCGGTGCTGCGGGCGGTCGGCTTCGGCACCGGGATCGCGCACTGCGAGTGGATCCTGTCCGACGGCGTGCCGCACCTGGTCGAGTGCGCGGGCCGGTTCCCCGGCGACGGCATCACCTGGCTGATCGACGAGGCGTACCGGTTCCCGCTGGCCGAGCGCTACTACGAGATCATGCGCGGCGAGGAGCCGGGCGCGCTGCCGTCCCGGGCCGAGCGCGCCGCGTCGGTGCGCTTCCTCCAGTCCGAGCCCGGCGAGGTCGTGTCGGTGACCGGGGTGGAGGAGGCGTCGGCGATGCCGGGCGTGCTGCACGCGTCGGTGTCGGTGAGCCCCGGCGAGTCCGTCCGCGAGCTGCGCAGCTCGTGGGACCGGGCCGGCTCGGTGACGGTGGTGGCGGGCACCCCCGGCGAGGCGGCGAAGCTCGCCGAAGCGGCGGCCGAGACGATCAAGGTCGAGGTGCGCGCGGCAGAATGA
- a CDS encoding helix-turn-helix domain-containing protein, with the protein MVVRSAVAGTTAPYSCCARTWERKGLSGMGRPEKPVDASSGAVATFASELRRLRARAGNPTYRDMGRAALYSSSVLSSAASGHRMPTLQVTLAFAAACGGDREQWRRRWLEVSSGLGPEASAALGRDEPVVARSCFPRPAQLPMRPRGFVGRVGELRLLAAEPATPVVISGPAGVGKSQLALHHAHRLAAAAVDGQLYVDLGPLEPGEAGARVVLDGFLRALGVPVEHLPEAVDQQGGLYRSLIAERRLVVLLDNVRDERQVRPLLVESARTTTVVVSRTPLHGLRDVRRLRLDVPSRAEAIAMLADAGQAEPEDCDRLARLCGDLPQALDIAARKLAARPDVPVSRVLGRLTGPGALLDWLRVGDLSVRESYQSAYLGLGDVAKTVLHQLAQRPADEPVVPAAFADDEPVYELADVGLLRGAGRPGAYRLDPLARAYALELRGVGHQVRRAARQELIVTTGRHYRSTVSSA; encoded by the coding sequence ATGGTCGTCCGATCGGCGGTAGCCGGAACGACCGCCCCTTATTCATGCTGTGCCCGCACATGGGAGAGGAAGGGTCTGTCGGGGATGGGTAGACCGGAAAAACCTGTCGACGCCTCGTCCGGAGCGGTCGCGACCTTCGCGAGCGAGCTGAGGCGGCTGCGCGCACGAGCGGGGAACCCGACCTACCGGGACATGGGTCGAGCCGCGCTGTACTCGTCGTCGGTGCTGTCCAGCGCGGCCAGCGGTCACCGGATGCCGACGCTCCAGGTGACGCTCGCGTTCGCGGCGGCCTGCGGGGGCGACCGCGAGCAGTGGCGTCGTCGGTGGCTGGAGGTCTCCAGCGGGCTCGGTCCCGAGGCGAGCGCCGCGCTCGGCCGGGACGAGCCGGTGGTGGCGCGATCGTGCTTCCCGCGCCCGGCGCAGCTCCCGATGAGGCCGCGCGGCTTCGTCGGCCGGGTGGGCGAGCTGCGGCTGCTCGCCGCGGAACCGGCCACGCCCGTGGTGATCAGCGGCCCGGCCGGCGTCGGCAAGAGCCAGCTCGCGCTGCACCACGCCCACCGGCTGGCCGCCGCCGCGGTGGACGGCCAGCTCTACGTCGACCTCGGACCGCTGGAGCCGGGCGAGGCGGGCGCGCGCGTCGTGCTCGACGGCTTCCTGCGCGCCCTCGGCGTGCCGGTCGAGCACCTGCCGGAAGCCGTCGACCAGCAGGGCGGCCTGTACCGGTCGTTGATCGCCGAGCGCAGGCTGGTGGTGCTGCTGGACAACGTCCGCGACGAGCGGCAGGTCCGCCCGCTGCTGGTGGAGAGCGCCCGCACCACCACCGTCGTGGTCAGCCGGACGCCGTTGCACGGCCTGCGCGACGTGCGCCGGCTGCGGCTGGACGTGCCGTCCAGGGCGGAGGCCATCGCCATGCTCGCGGACGCGGGCCAGGCCGAACCGGAGGACTGCGACCGGCTCGCCCGGCTGTGCGGCGACCTGCCGCAGGCGCTGGACATCGCCGCGCGCAAGCTCGCCGCCAGGCCGGACGTCCCGGTGAGCCGGGTCCTCGGCAGGCTGACCGGGCCGGGCGCGCTGCTGGACTGGCTGCGGGTCGGCGACCTGTCGGTGCGGGAGTCCTACCAGTCGGCCTACCTCGGGCTCGGCGACGTGGCCAAGACCGTGCTGCACCAGCTCGCCCAGCGGCCGGCCGACGAGCCGGTCGTGCCCGCCGCGTTCGCCGACGACGAGCCGGTGTACGAGCTGGCCGACGTCGGGCTGCTGCGCGGCGCCGGCCGGCCGGGCGCCTACCGGCTCGACCCGCTGGCCCGCGCCTACGCGCTGGAGCTGCGCGGCGTCGGTCACCAGGTGCGCCGAGCGGCGCGCCAGGAATTGATTGTCACGACCGGACGGCACTACCGATCAACCGTGTCGTCGGCTTGA
- a CDS encoding MFS transporter, translating into MLASVRATPAPVRYLLGGVLINQVGAFAQTFLVLYLTVRQFSIGQAGIALTCYSAGAVLGTLLGGELVHRLGPRATIVGAMTASAAVLAVMPVLSTPELFGLLLVAIGAAGLATQCYRPAAAVLLSELMPAEHRVMAFSMMRIALNGGAALAPLIAAGLILLDWDLLFYFDAVSALAYAVVARLTLPATVAPEDDEEAESGEQKRSAYAVMLRDGRYLAFLASVLLGTLIYVQYVVALPLKITSEGHPAALYSIVLTTASVILVVSELKITSYVKNWVPWAAGATGTAVMGFGAAGYGLGSHAVVIVVSTAVFVLGVMISGPTMFAHPAKYPAAVRGRYVGTHQATFGLGSALGPTLGVLAWGAFGNGVWLLCGVLGLIGGWFAMVGMKEREPRG; encoded by the coding sequence GTGCTCGCCAGTGTCAGGGCCACGCCCGCACCGGTCCGCTACCTGCTGGGTGGCGTGCTCATCAACCAGGTGGGCGCGTTCGCGCAGACGTTCCTGGTGCTGTACCTGACGGTGCGGCAGTTCTCCATCGGCCAGGCGGGCATCGCGCTCACCTGCTACAGCGCGGGCGCCGTGCTCGGCACGCTGCTCGGCGGCGAGCTCGTGCACCGGCTCGGCCCGCGCGCCACCATCGTCGGCGCGATGACGGCGTCGGCCGCGGTCCTCGCGGTGATGCCGGTGCTGAGCACGCCGGAGCTGTTCGGGCTGCTGCTGGTCGCCATCGGCGCGGCGGGCCTGGCCACCCAGTGCTACCGGCCGGCGGCCGCGGTGCTGCTCAGCGAGCTGATGCCGGCCGAGCACCGGGTGATGGCGTTCTCCATGATGCGCATCGCCCTCAACGGCGGCGCCGCGCTCGCGCCGCTCATCGCGGCCGGGTTGATCCTGCTCGACTGGGACCTGCTGTTCTACTTCGACGCGGTGTCGGCGCTGGCCTACGCGGTGGTGGCCCGGCTGACGCTGCCCGCCACCGTCGCGCCGGAGGACGACGAGGAGGCCGAGTCCGGCGAGCAGAAGCGGTCGGCGTACGCGGTGATGCTGCGCGACGGCCGGTACCTGGCTTTCCTCGCGTCGGTCCTGCTCGGCACCCTCATCTACGTGCAGTACGTGGTGGCGCTCCCGCTGAAGATCACCAGCGAGGGCCACCCGGCCGCGCTCTACAGCATCGTGCTCACCACGGCGTCGGTCATCCTGGTCGTGTCGGAGCTGAAGATCACGTCCTACGTGAAGAACTGGGTCCCTTGGGCGGCGGGCGCGACCGGCACGGCGGTGATGGGCTTCGGCGCGGCCGGTTACGGGCTCGGTTCGCACGCGGTCGTGATCGTGGTCAGCACGGCGGTGTTCGTGCTCGGCGTGATGATCAGCGGGCCGACGATGTTCGCGCACCCGGCGAAGTACCCCGCCGCCGTCCGCGGCCGTTACGTGGGCACGCACCAGGCCACGTTCGGCCTCGGCTCGGCGCTCGGGCCGACGCTCGGCGTGCTGGCGTGGGGCGCGTTCGGCAACGGGGTGTGGCTGCTGTGCGGCGTGCTCGGCCTGATCGGCGGCTGGTTCGCGATGGTCGGCATGAAGGAGCGCGAGCCGCGGGGGTGA
- a CDS encoding isocitrate lyase/phosphoenolpyruvate mutase family protein produces the protein MHSNKAKADLLRDLHADGVLVLPNAWDAGSAALIARAGAKAVATTSGGVSWSLGRADGQNLSRDEMVEQVRLVAAAVDVPVTADVEGGYGASPEDVAATVEAVIAAGAVGVNVEDSKGFGVPLFTAEEQAARLRAAREAAERAGLPELVLNVRTDVFLFQVGEPEGRLADVLARAAAYAEAGADCLFVPGLVDLDVLKQLVEASPLPVNVMAGPGAPSVAEFEAVGVRRVSLGTAVSQAAYSVAHRAAEEVLNKGTYAELDGALDFGAVNGVFAR, from the coding sequence ATGCACAGCAACAAGGCCAAGGCGGACTTACTGCGCGACCTGCACGCGGACGGGGTGCTGGTGCTCCCCAACGCGTGGGACGCGGGCAGCGCCGCCCTGATCGCGCGGGCCGGCGCGAAGGCGGTCGCCACCACCAGCGGCGGCGTGTCGTGGTCGCTCGGCCGCGCGGACGGGCAGAACCTGTCCCGCGACGAGATGGTCGAGCAGGTGCGCCTGGTCGCCGCGGCCGTCGACGTGCCCGTCACGGCCGACGTCGAGGGCGGCTACGGCGCCTCGCCCGAGGACGTCGCGGCCACGGTCGAGGCCGTGATCGCCGCGGGCGCGGTCGGCGTGAACGTCGAGGACTCCAAGGGTTTCGGCGTGCCGCTGTTCACCGCGGAGGAGCAGGCCGCCCGGCTGCGGGCGGCCCGGGAGGCGGCCGAGCGCGCCGGCCTGCCCGAGCTGGTGCTCAACGTGCGCACCGACGTGTTCCTGTTCCAGGTCGGCGAGCCCGAGGGCAGGCTGGCCGACGTGCTGGCCCGTGCGGCGGCCTACGCCGAGGCGGGCGCCGACTGCCTGTTCGTGCCCGGCCTGGTCGACCTCGACGTGCTCAAGCAGCTGGTCGAGGCGTCGCCGTTGCCGGTCAACGTGATGGCGGGCCCCGGCGCGCCGTCGGTGGCCGAGTTCGAGGCGGTCGGCGTGCGGCGGGTCAGCCTCGGCACGGCGGTCAGCCAGGCCGCGTACTCCGTCGCGCACCGCGCGGCCGAGGAAGTGCTGAACAAGGGCACCTACGCGGAGCTGGACGGCGCGCTCGACTTCGGCGCGGTGAACGGCGTCTTCGCCCGCTGA